A single window of Nyctibius grandis isolate bNycGra1 chromosome Z, bNycGra1.pri, whole genome shotgun sequence DNA harbors:
- the ZNF475 gene encoding zinc finger protein 475 encodes MEMNVKKKNVNKTCNALPAAGETPGSVSSTSPSEQVSPSNVSDLSRILPRVVDLEAGPHKRRPGTAIISKQSASSNMAQTPLNRPIIPPRRPCFRVCYICGREFGSQSISIHEPQCLEKWHIENNQLPRHLRRAEPRKPEVPAGGSCMLTAENEAAYHSAQAQLLPCGNCGRTFLPDCLIVHQRSCRGGSSSVGLSSSSPCNSGKGPSTGSGSARDDPSKTCQGKSRAAPAILDKAQAIRRPPAVICYICGREYGTKSISIHEPQCLKKWHQENDMLPKHLRRPEPKKPEVKTLLAKDFYDLDALNEAAWISAQNQLVPCDICGRTFLPDRLIVHQQSCKLKPAT; translated from the exons ATGGAAATGAATGTCAAGAAAAAGAATGTGAACAAAACCTGTAACgctctgccagctgctggaGAGACCCCTGGTAGTGTCTCTAGCACCTCGCCTTCAGAGCAGGTTTCGCCGTCTAATGTGTCAGATCTTTCCAGAATTTTGCCCAGAGTAGTAGATCTAGAAGCTGGACCCCATAAAAGGCGACCAGGCACTGCAATAATATCAAAACAATCAGCTTCTTCAAACATGGCTCAAACACCACTGAATCGGCCCATCATCCCACCAAGAAGACCTTGCTTCAGGGTATGCTATATCTGTGGCAGAGAATTTGGGTCACAGTCTATTTCTATACATGAACCCCAGTGCCTAGAGAAGTGGCATATTGAAAACAATCAGCTACCAAGGCATCTCAGAAGAGCAGAGCCCAGGAAACCTGAGGTCCCTGCTGGTGGTTCCTGCATGCTTAcagctgaaaatgaagcagcttATCATAGTGCTCAAGCGCAACTCCTGCCCTGTGGAAACTGTGGACGAACCTTCCTTCCTGACTGTCTCATTGTGCACCAAAGGAGTTGCAGAGGAGGTAGCAGCAGTGTGGGGCTGTCAAGCTCTAGCCCCTGTAACTCTGGTAAAGGCCCAAGCACTGGGTCTGGCTCAGCAAGAGATGATCCATCTAAGACCTGtcaaggaaaaagcagagctgcacCAGCCATATTAGACAAG GCACAAGCAATACGACGCCCACCAGCAGTGATTTGTTACATATGTGGCCGTGAGTACGGAACAAAATCTATTAGTATCCATGAGCCACAGTGCCTGAAAAAATGGCACCAGGAGAATGACATGCTACCCAAGCACTTGAGAAGGCCAGAGCCCAAAAAGCCTGAAGTCA aaacactacTTG ccaAAGATTTCTATGATCTTGATGCTTTAAATGAGGCTGCCTGGATCAGCGCCCAGAACCAGCTAGTTCCATGTGATATTTGTGGGCGTACTTTTCTTCCAGACAGACTGATCGTCCACCAGCAGTCCTGTAAACTGAAACCTGCGACGTGA